The Candidatus Dormiibacterota bacterium genome contains a region encoding:
- a CDS encoding PQQ-dependent sugar dehydrogenase has protein sequence MRVERSVPPVIRPAAACFAAASLLLAAPRSEAAFDCTGVTPAANTVLVAVPVATGLTARPHLVTSPPGDTARLFIVEQGGFIRIKRRGDPSGTLSTFLDISAKVQASTIHNEMGLLGLAFDPDYGTTGSFYVNYTEGPLNGPWFSVVARYQVSGDPNVADPNSEQRLLRYSQPQDNHNGGQLQFGPDGYLYISTGDGGGAGDQHGTCGNGQSRASLLGKLLRLDVRGVAPSSLPPDCGGTTAVYRIPSDNPFAAGLGGDCDEIWAYGLRNPWRSAFDEATGDLYIADVGQNCWEEIDYVPGPGAGGENFGWRMMEANHCYNNSTPNTCDPTPASCAGVPACKDPSFTDPIAEYGHGSGCSITGGFVYRGCLMPNLAGAYFYGDYCSGFIHSLRVVGGVATDPRDWTGQIDPGSTLRNSLTGFGVDRQGEPYVVDRKGTILKIMPPLSDLEVAGRNTLQPLLLLAAAWTWEDLAFDTMAPVVSYRVYRGVPGGSFACVFTAPTPQWTGGDPASPAVGHVFAYVVTAVGPYGEETKSGDPPVNLLPGSCP, from the coding sequence ATGAGAGTAGAACGTTCGGTGCCTCCGGTCATCCGGCCGGCCGCCGCCTGCTTCGCCGCGGCCTCCCTGCTGCTGGCGGCGCCGCGGTCGGAAGCGGCCTTCGACTGCACGGGTGTGACACCGGCCGCCAACACTGTGCTTGTGGCCGTGCCGGTCGCGACCGGCCTCACGGCGCGGCCGCACCTGGTGACTTCCCCCCCGGGCGATACGGCGCGTCTGTTCATCGTGGAGCAGGGCGGATTCATCCGCATCAAGAGGCGCGGTGATCCGTCCGGCACGCTCTCGACCTTCCTGGACATCAGCGCGAAGGTGCAGGCCTCCACGATTCACAACGAGATGGGTCTTCTGGGCCTGGCGTTCGATCCCGACTACGGCACGACGGGCTCCTTCTACGTGAACTACACCGAGGGGCCGCTGAACGGACCGTGGTTCAGCGTGGTGGCGCGCTATCAGGTGTCGGGCGATCCGAATGTCGCCGATCCCAACAGCGAGCAGCGGCTCCTCCGCTATTCGCAGCCGCAGGACAATCACAACGGCGGTCAGCTCCAGTTCGGTCCCGACGGATACCTCTACATCTCCACCGGGGACGGCGGGGGGGCCGGCGACCAGCACGGCACCTGCGGCAACGGCCAGAGCCGGGCGAGCCTTCTCGGCAAGCTCCTGCGTCTCGACGTCCGCGGTGTCGCACCGTCCAGCCTGCCGCCCGACTGCGGAGGGACGACGGCGGTCTACAGAATCCCGTCCGACAATCCGTTCGCCGCGGGTCTCGGCGGCGACTGCGACGAGATCTGGGCCTACGGGCTGCGCAACCCCTGGCGCTCCGCCTTCGACGAAGCGACGGGGGACCTGTACATCGCCGACGTCGGCCAGAACTGCTGGGAGGAGATCGACTATGTCCCGGGCCCCGGCGCCGGCGGGGAGAACTTCGGCTGGCGGATGATGGAGGCGAACCACTGCTACAACAACAGCACTCCGAACACCTGCGACCCGACGCCCGCCTCCTGCGCCGGCGTGCCGGCCTGCAAGGACCCCTCCTTCACCGACCCGATCGCCGAGTACGGGCACGGCAGCGGCTGCTCGATCACCGGCGGGTTCGTGTACCGCGGCTGCCTGATGCCGAACCTGGCGGGTGCCTACTTCTACGGCGATTACTGCTCGGGGTTCATCCATTCGTTGCGCGTCGTCGGCGGTGTCGCGACCGATCCGCGCGACTGGACGGGGCAGATCGACCCCGGCTCGACCCTGAGGAACAGTCTGACCGGCTTCGGCGTCGATCGACAGGGGGAGCCGTATGTCGTCGACCGCAAGGGCACGATTCTCAAGATCATGCCGCCGTTGTCCGACCTCGAAGTCGCGGGCCGCAACACCCTGCAGCCGCTCCTGCTCCTGGCCGCGGCCTGGACCTGGGAGGACCTCGCGTTCGACACCATGGCCCCGGTGGTCTCGTACCGCGTCTATCGCGGCGTCCCCGGCGGATCGTTCGCCTGCGTCTTCACCGCGCCCACGCCGCAGTGGACGGGAGGGGACCCGGCGTCCCCCGCCGTCGGCCATGTGTTCGCCTACGTGGTCACGGCGGTCGGCCCCTACGGCGAAGAGACGAAGAGCGGCGATCCGCCCGTGAACCTCCTCCCCGGTTCCTGCCCGTGA
- a CDS encoding serine hydrolase: MRRSLAGALLVLAACPCPVDAAWTARPQHPAASTPEPKRAEFRRRIEERLARLVSGLQGASGYVIRDLAGGEAFEKDAGAVFPAASTIKLPIFLDLLKRSEEGRLDLARPVPIDPKTRVEGGGVLEKWSEPYPVLSADHLAVLMMDFSDNYATNVLIDLVGMDTVQRRLDAWGMKETLLRRRMMDLEAARAGRENVTTPREMAGLLERLYRGEILNAGNTRKAIEIMKRNEKTPIKRGLPPGVPAADKDGDLDGLRCDSGIVFVAGRSADAARPFVISVMTAYLQDDRAGEEFIGEVARAACDYFETLARSTEHGRKMD; the protein is encoded by the coding sequence GTGAGACGGTCCCTGGCCGGGGCCCTGCTCGTTCTGGCCGCCTGTCCCTGTCCGGTCGATGCCGCCTGGACGGCGCGGCCTCAGCACCCCGCAGCCTCGACACCCGAGCCGAAACGCGCCGAATTTCGCCGCCGGATCGAAGAGAGGCTCGCCCGCCTCGTCTCCGGGCTGCAGGGGGCCTCGGGATACGTCATCCGCGATCTCGCCGGCGGTGAAGCGTTCGAGAAGGACGCCGGCGCCGTGTTCCCCGCCGCCTCGACCATCAAGCTGCCGATCTTCCTCGATCTTCTCAAGCGATCGGAGGAAGGAAGGCTCGACCTGGCGCGCCCGGTGCCGATCGATCCGAAGACGCGCGTGGAAGGGGGCGGCGTGCTGGAGAAGTGGTCGGAGCCGTACCCGGTCCTGTCGGCCGATCATCTCGCCGTCCTGATGATGGACTTCTCCGACAACTATGCCACGAACGTCCTCATCGATCTCGTCGGCATGGACACTGTGCAAAGACGTCTCGACGCCTGGGGGATGAAGGAGACGCTCCTGCGACGCAGGATGATGGACCTCGAGGCGGCGCGGGCCGGGCGCGAGAACGTCACGACACCGCGCGAGATGGCCGGGCTGCTCGAGCGGTTGTACCGGGGCGAGATCCTGAACGCCGGGAACACCCGCAAGGCGATCGAGATCATGAAGCGGAACGAAAAGACTCCGATCAAGAGAGGGCTGCCGCCGGGTGTCCCGGCGGCCGACAAGGACGGGGATCTGGACGGGCTGCGCTGCGACTCGGGGATCGTCTTCGTCGCGGGCCGCTCCGCGGACGCCGCGCGGCCGTTCGTCATTTCGGTGATGACCGCCTACCTTCAGGATGACAGGGCGGGCGAGGAGTTCATCGGCGAGGTCGCGCGGGCGGCGTGCGATTATTTCGAGACCCTGGCGCGCTCGACCGAGCACGGGCGGAAGATGGATTAG
- a CDS encoding LysM peptidoglycan-binding domain-containing M23 family metallopeptidase — protein sequence MHGRIGSRFPLSLLAAAGALLLPCCGGRAASRAVTSAEPPPVAEWEHPSRLGGAEPAVRLDRPRVSLPPAEPEGCSEDCDEAGGASTAAGVRVSLQPGMTLYSLSRAYEVPLQTILRANGIRDPTTIRAGTEIYIPAPAQPGAAPAAPPVAAPVPRQKPMSEDASAPSEMSIAWPLDGLITGAFGQRGRHHHHDGIDIDGVRGEDVRAVAPGIVVHSGSEGKYGKTVVIDHGNGVTTLYAHASRLLVREGDEVEQGQTIAEVGATGNARGTHLHFEVRRDGRPVDPIPYLKPGMMGADR from the coding sequence ATGCACGGACGCATCGGGAGCCGGTTTCCCTTGTCTCTGCTTGCGGCGGCGGGAGCGCTCCTGCTGCCCTGTTGCGGGGGGCGCGCCGCGTCGCGCGCGGTGACCTCTGCGGAGCCTCCGCCGGTCGCCGAGTGGGAACACCCCTCGAGACTGGGCGGGGCCGAGCCCGCGGTGCGTCTCGACCGCCCCCGCGTCTCCCTGCCACCGGCCGAGCCGGAGGGGTGCTCGGAGGATTGCGACGAGGCGGGCGGTGCTTCGACCGCGGCCGGCGTGCGTGTCAGCCTGCAACCCGGCATGACGTTGTACTCGCTGTCGCGGGCGTACGAGGTGCCGCTCCAGACGATTCTGCGCGCCAACGGCATCCGCGACCCGACAACCATCCGCGCCGGCACCGAAATCTACATACCGGCGCCGGCGCAACCGGGCGCGGCGCCGGCCGCTCCCCCCGTGGCGGCCCCCGTCCCGCGGCAGAAGCCGATGTCGGAGGACGCTTCGGCCCCTTCCGAGATGAGCATCGCCTGGCCTCTCGATGGCCTGATCACGGGGGCCTTCGGCCAGCGCGGACGGCACCATCACCACGACGGCATCGACATCGACGGTGTCCGGGGCGAGGACGTCCGCGCCGTCGCCCCGGGGATCGTGGTGCACTCGGGCAGCGAGGGGAAGTACGGCAAGACGGTGGTGATCGATCACGGCAACGGCGTGACCACGCTGTACGCCCACGCCAGCCGGCTCCTGGTGCGCGAAGGGGACGAAGTCGAGCAGGGCCAGACGATCGCAGAGGTCGGCGCCACCGGGAACGCCCGCGGCACACACCTGCACTTCGAAGTGCGACGCGACGGCCGCCCGGTCGATCCGATCCCCTACCTGAAGCCGGGGATGATGGGGGCCGACCGCTAA
- a CDS encoding CocE/NonD family hydrolase codes for MLRLSAAALLVASTACRAERPAHLTGAGAADTANAGPAAPTGALVQQPYFANMTVERNTAVPMRDGVVLRADIYRPAAPGRFPTLVYRTPYGKDALVESGYEPTIVRAARAGYAVVVQDVRGRFRSDGEFRPYQQEGHDGYDTIEWAAAQGWSNGRVGTFGLSYPGAVQWLAAMEAPPHLVSIFPAMTFDTGRHFFFFGGGFNHDWMRWILLNIAPDVRQRKGLRGAVTEKEAQAEWDRLKWQWENYLPLREFPVLKEVAPWYYEWLEHADDGPYWDFADVTRAHPKITTPALNFSAWYDSNYGPLGAIANYNGMREKGATDLARRGQRLILGPWDHGDPTEYETKVGEIDFGPNMTFDYYSLVIKWHDRWLKEIRNGVDEGPPVRIFVMGDNVWRAENEWPLKRTLYVPYYLHSGGRANTAAGDGSLSTAEPAAAAAGAEEPPDRYVYDPHRPVVVENFEKMGPYDHSKMQSRQDMLVYTTGPLAEDIEVTGPITVHLWAASSAVDTDFAVMLCDVYPDGRAYNLAPNEAGFLRARYRKSESAPELLTPNEPTEFVIGQMVTSNVFKKGHRIRLQVTSSRFPSFDRNPNTGDPFGESSRVIVARQTILHDAIHPSRVVLPLIPRGPGQ; via the coding sequence TTGCTCCGGCTTTCCGCAGCCGCCCTGCTCGTGGCCTCGACGGCCTGCCGCGCCGAGCGCCCCGCGCACCTGACCGGCGCTGGTGCGGCGGACACGGCGAACGCCGGCCCGGCCGCGCCGACGGGCGCCCTCGTGCAGCAGCCCTACTTCGCCAACATGACCGTCGAGAGGAACACCGCGGTGCCGATGCGCGACGGGGTCGTCCTGCGCGCCGACATCTACCGCCCGGCGGCGCCCGGTAGGTTCCCGACGCTGGTCTATCGAACGCCCTACGGCAAGGACGCTCTCGTGGAGTCGGGGTACGAGCCGACCATCGTGAGAGCGGCGCGGGCCGGGTACGCGGTCGTCGTGCAGGACGTGCGCGGACGGTTCCGTTCTGACGGCGAGTTCCGCCCGTACCAGCAGGAGGGCCACGACGGTTACGACACGATAGAGTGGGCGGCTGCGCAGGGATGGAGCAACGGCCGCGTCGGCACGTTCGGGCTGTCTTATCCGGGGGCCGTGCAGTGGCTCGCGGCCATGGAGGCCCCGCCGCACCTCGTGTCGATTTTCCCGGCGATGACGTTCGACACGGGCCGGCACTTCTTTTTCTTCGGCGGCGGGTTCAACCATGACTGGATGCGCTGGATCCTCCTGAACATCGCCCCCGACGTCAGGCAGCGCAAGGGGCTGCGCGGTGCCGTGACGGAGAAGGAGGCTCAGGCGGAGTGGGACCGCCTCAAGTGGCAGTGGGAGAACTACCTGCCCCTGCGCGAGTTTCCCGTCCTGAAGGAGGTCGCCCCCTGGTACTACGAGTGGCTCGAACACGCGGACGACGGGCCCTACTGGGACTTCGCCGACGTGACCCGGGCCCACCCGAAGATCACGACGCCGGCGCTCAACTTCTCCGCCTGGTACGACAGCAACTACGGCCCGCTCGGGGCGATCGCCAATTACAACGGCATGCGGGAGAAGGGCGCGACCGATCTGGCCCGGCGCGGCCAGAGGCTCATCCTGGGCCCCTGGGACCACGGGGATCCGACGGAATACGAGACCAAGGTGGGGGAGATCGATTTCGGGCCGAACATGACGTTCGACTACTACTCTCTGGTGATCAAGTGGCACGACCGCTGGCTGAAGGAGATCAGGAACGGTGTGGACGAAGGACCGCCGGTGCGCATCTTCGTGATGGGGGACAACGTCTGGCGCGCCGAGAACGAATGGCCGCTCAAGCGCACGCTGTACGTGCCCTACTACCTGCACAGCGGCGGACGCGCCAACACCGCTGCGGGGGACGGTTCGCTGTCGACCGCCGAACCGGCCGCCGCGGCCGCAGGAGCCGAGGAGCCGCCCGATCGGTACGTCTACGATCCCCATCGACCCGTCGTCGTGGAAAACTTCGAGAAGATGGGACCGTACGACCATTCGAAGATGCAGTCGCGCCAGGACATGCTCGTCTACACCACCGGGCCGCTCGCCGAAGACATCGAGGTGACCGGTCCGATCACCGTGCACCTGTGGGCGGCGTCGAGCGCCGTCGACACCGATTTCGCCGTGATGCTCTGCGACGTCTATCCCGACGGCCGCGCCTACAACCTCGCGCCGAACGAGGCCGGCTTCCTGCGCGCCCGCTACCGCAAGTCGGAGTCGGCGCCCGAGCTCCTGACGCCGAACGAGCCGACCGAGTTCGTCATCGGCCAGATGGTGACCAGCAACGTCTTCAAGAAGGGGCACCGCATCCGGCTGCAAGTGACCAGCAGCCGTTTTCCCTCGTTCGATCGCAATCCGAACACCGGCGACCCGTTCGGCGAGTCGAGCCGCGTGATCGTCGCCCGCCAGACGATCCTGCACGACGCGATCCACCCCTCGCGGGTCGTCCTGCCCCTCATCCCGCGCGGCCCCGGACAGTGA
- a CDS encoding sigma-54 dependent transcriptional regulator, whose product MNASILVVDDEAVFRVLAEEALTAEGFEVRTAESLKKARAEFERAAPDVLILDRRMPDGDGIDFLKRLRDDSSGRGDPSSAPVVIVVTAYGDVENAVEALKAGASDYLTKPVQLTDLVVKLRKVLETRGLKDRLAIARSSAEGPAMVEPKSPAMREVVERLRSVAVSPLTPVFMYGPSGVGKQRAAELLHALTWSGSDPNAPFLEVNCAALPDDLVESELFGHEKGAFTDARTMRRGLFELAAGGTLFLDEITELPQRSQAKLLKVLDTMRFRRLGGEREIAVELRVVAATNQDVKQAVAAGRFREDLYHRLAVFWLTIPPLSARREDIPDLALTFVRFFTGRVKKRLTGLTEEGLAALVAYDYPGNVRELRNIIERAVILARGPEVTPRDLILPETGASAPPVAADGAFFRLGPGPDDSPPTLETVERAYVARVLQFCQGRRMAAAEALGISYPTFLKRLRELGLE is encoded by the coding sequence ATGAACGCCAGCATCCTGGTGGTGGACGACGAGGCGGTCTTCCGCGTCCTGGCGGAGGAGGCCCTGACGGCCGAAGGGTTCGAGGTCAGGACCGCGGAGAGCCTCAAGAAGGCCCGCGCCGAGTTCGAGCGCGCCGCCCCGGACGTCCTGATCCTCGACCGCCGGATGCCCGACGGCGACGGGATCGACTTCCTCAAGAGGCTCCGCGACGACTCCTCGGGGCGCGGCGATCCGTCCTCCGCCCCGGTCGTCATCGTGGTGACCGCCTACGGCGACGTCGAGAACGCCGTCGAAGCGCTGAAGGCGGGCGCCTCCGACTATCTCACGAAGCCGGTGCAGCTCACCGACCTGGTCGTCAAGCTGCGCAAGGTCCTCGAGACCCGCGGTCTGAAGGACCGTCTGGCGATCGCCCGGAGCAGCGCCGAGGGTCCGGCGATGGTCGAGCCGAAGAGTCCCGCGATGCGCGAGGTGGTCGAGCGCCTGCGCAGCGTCGCCGTCAGCCCGCTCACCCCCGTCTTCATGTACGGTCCCTCGGGGGTCGGCAAGCAGCGCGCGGCGGAGCTCCTGCACGCCCTCACCTGGTCGGGCAGCGACCCGAACGCCCCCTTTCTGGAGGTCAACTGCGCCGCCCTGCCCGACGACCTGGTGGAGAGCGAGCTGTTCGGCCACGAGAAGGGGGCGTTCACCGACGCCCGCACGATGCGGCGCGGTCTCTTCGAGCTGGCGGCAGGCGGAACGCTCTTCCTGGACGAGATCACCGAGCTGCCGCAGCGATCGCAGGCGAAGCTGCTGAAGGTTCTCGACACCATGCGTTTCCGGCGCCTCGGCGGAGAGCGCGAGATCGCCGTCGAGCTGCGCGTCGTGGCGGCCACCAACCAGGACGTGAAGCAGGCGGTCGCGGCGGGCCGGTTCCGCGAGGATCTGTACCATCGCCTGGCGGTCTTCTGGCTCACCATCCCGCCGCTGTCGGCGCGGCGCGAGGACATCCCGGACCTCGCGCTGACGTTCGTCCGTTTCTTCACCGGCCGCGTCAAGAAGCGCCTCACCGGTCTCACGGAGGAGGGGCTGGCGGCCCTGGTCGCGTACGACTACCCCGGCAACGTGCGCGAGCTGCGCAACATCATCGAGCGCGCCGTCATCCTGGCGCGCGGACCCGAGGTGACGCCGCGCGATCTCATCCTGCCCGAGACCGGGGCGTCGGCGCCGCCGGTCGCGGCGGACGGCGCCTTCTTCCGCCTGGGCCCCGGCCCGGACGATTCTCCCCCGACCCTGGAGACAGTCGAGCGCGCCTACGTGGCGCGCGTGCTCCAGTTCTGCCAGGGCCGGCGCATGGCGGCCGCCGAAGCGCTCGGCATCTCCTACCCGACGTTCCTCAAGAGACTGCGCGAGCTGGGGCTGGAGTAG